One window of Cydia pomonella isolate Wapato2018A chromosome 5, ilCydPomo1, whole genome shotgun sequence genomic DNA carries:
- the LOC133517626 gene encoding prohibitin 1, whose translation MAAQLFNRIGQVGLGMALVGGVVNSALYNVDGGHRAVIFDRFAGVKNLVVGEGTHFFIPWVQRPIIFDIRSRPRNVPTVTGSKDLQNVNITLRILFRPVPDQLPKIYTILGVDYDERVLPSITGEVLKAVVAQFDAGELITQREVVSQKVSESLTERAGQFGLILDDISITHLTFGKEFTQAVELKQVAQQDAEKARFLVEKAEQQKKAAVIAAEGDAQAAILLAKSFGTAGEGLVELRRIEAAEDIAYQLSKSRNVTYLPQGQNVLLNLPQ comes from the exons ATGGCTGCTCAACTATTCAACCGCATCGGCCAGGTAGGCCTGGGCATGGCTCTCGTTGGTGGAGTGGTCAACTCTGCACTTTACAATG TTGATGGAGGACACAGAGCTGTAATCTTCGACAGATTTGCTGGAGTAAAAAACTTAGTGGTGGGTGAGGGCACGCACTTTTTCATTCCATGGGTGCAGCGGCCCATCATATTTGACATCAGATCCAGACCCAGAAATGTGCCCACAGTCACTGGCAGCAAAG ATCTCCAAAATGTGAACATCACCCTCCGCATCCTGTTCAGGCCGGTGCCCGACCAGCTGCCCAAGATCTACACCATCCTGGGTGTGGACTATGATGAGAGGGTACTGCCTTCCATCACTGGGGAGGTCTTGAAGGCGGTTGTCGCACAGTTTGACGCTGGAGAACTTATCACACAGAGAGAG GTTGTCTCACAAAAAGTAAGTGAAAGTTTAACAGAGCGAGCTGGTCAGTTCGGTCTCATCCTCGACGACATTTCCATCACCCATCTCACGTTCGGCAAGGAGTTCACACAGGCCGTCGAGCTGAAGCAAGTCGCCCAGCAGGACGCCGAGAAAGCCCGCTTCCTCGTCGAGAAGGCTGAGCAGCAGAAGAAGGCAGCTGTCATCGCCGCAGAGGGTGACGCGCAGGCCGCCATCCTACTCGCCAAATCCTTCGGCACTGCCGGTGAAGGTCTGGTAGAACTCCGCCGTATCGAGGCAGCTGAAGACATCGCCTACCAGCTATCCAAATCGCGCAATGTTACCTACTTACCGCAGGGACAGAATGTCCTCCTCAACCTGCCGCAGTAG
- the LOC133517627 gene encoding prohibitin 1-like has translation MAAYIFNRIGQVGLGMALIGGTVNTALFNVDGGQRAVIMDKFTGVQKHVVGEGTHFIIPWVQTPYIFDIKSRPRNVPTLTGSKDLQNVNINLRILFRPVPDELPRIFTVLGADYEDRVLPSITSEVLKAVVAQFNAEELITQREIVSQKVNDSLTQRAQQFGLILDDISITHLTFGKEFTRAVEQKQVAQQDAERARFLVEKEEQKKKAAVITAEGDSQAAILLAKSFGKAGEGLVELRRIEAAEDIAYQLSKSPNVTYFSEGNVMLGVK, from the exons ATGGCGGCTTATATTTTTAACCGCATAGGACAGGTGGGATTAGGCATGGCCCTCATTGGTGGTACCGTCAATACTGCGCTGTTCAATG TGGACGGCGGCCAGAGAGCCGTGATAATGGACAAGTTTACCGGCGTCCAGAAACACGTGGTGGGGGAGGGCACCCACTTCATCATTCCCTGGGTGCAGACGccatatatttttgacataaaatcACGACCGAGGAACGTTCCGACGCTGACCGGAAGCAAAG ATCTACAAAACGTGAACATAAACCTCCGCATCCTATTTCGACCTGTGCCTGATGAGCTGCCCAGGATCTTCACAGTGCTAGGAGCTGATTACGAGGACAGGGTCCTCCCTTCCATCACGTCGGAGGTGCTGAAGGCAGTTGTAGCGCAGTTTAACGCTGAAGAGCTTATCACGCAAAGAGAA ATAGTCTCCCAAAAAGTAAACGACAGCCTAACTCAAAGAGCGCAGCAATTCGGTCTCATACTGGACGATATCTCAATAACGCACCTCACATTTGGCAAAGAGTTCACTCGAGCCGTCGAACAAAAGCAGGTCGCTCAACAAGACGCGGAAAGAGCAAGATTCTTAGTCGAAAAAGAGGAACAGAAGAAAAAAGCGGCAGTCATTACGGCAGAAGGAGATTCCCAAGCCGCGATTTTGTTAGCGAAATCTTTTGGTAAAGCGGGAGAGGGGTTGGTGGAGTTGCGACGTATAGAGGCAGCCGAGGATATAGCGTACCAGTTGTCTAAGTCACCTAATGTGACTTATTTCTCTGAAGGAAATGTAATGCTAGGTGTCAAGTAG
- the LOC133517625 gene encoding inactive peptidyl-prolyl cis-trans isomerase shutdown-like, with amino-acid sequence MPTNTSMPSIALENGLDLSQLCTTGSILHINDDLEEGHGLETEREDARTFDHIGQPIKCLKILEQELTSVDSDSCVKKKILEQGGGFPLHEGCTVHIAYTGFWEDDEEPFDVRKVHKPLVVDLKDNDLLPGLQTAVNSMLVGEMSVFLLSYKVMFGEFGVPPRIKPKADCVFYIKLIKSILTPVEGDINYSEPNMFQRVFSQVTKLYSSGVTLHKSKNTMAAVHLFRKSIAMLHKCRLADEAEEKKQEKMLVKLYLNLAICSNALEQPLKACIACNELNRLENLWNNSKALFQHAKALRMIGQYDAAKKRLLRAQKLCPDKSEIKEELILLEKTRTICDQNKLIAKNFVHPSLELVSEEFKKEVDTLIKNFKENVNLCKLTLPGGLNAEEIKYVKEACIRENLFCSRIEKDFALDKTNEKENEVGEEPLGLSVCPDSNTSES; translated from the exons atgccAACAAACACTTCCATGCCAAGTATTGCTTTAGAAAACGGATTGGATTTGAG TCAACTTTGCACAACGGGTTCAATACTTCACATAAACGACGATTTGGAGGAGGGTCACGGTTTAGAGACGGAGAGAGAAGATGCTAGAACTTTTGACCATATTGGACAACCTATAAAGTGCTTGAAAATCTTAGAGCAGGAATTGACGTCTGTTGATTCAGATAGTTGTGTCAAGAAGAAGATTTTGGAACAAGGAGGTGGTTTCCCACTTCATGAGGGTTGCACGGTCCACATAGCATATACTGGATTCTGGGAAGATGACGAAGAACCATTTGATGTTCGGAAAGTGCACAAGCCATTG gtagTGGACTTAAAGGACAATGACTTGTTGCCAGGTCTACAAACCGCTGTCAACTCAATGCTAGTTGGGGAAATGTCAGTTTTTCTTCTATCTTACAAAGTCATGTTCGGGGAGTTTGGAGTCCCACCTCGAATAAAACCAAAAGCCGATTGTGTATTCTATATCAAACTCATTAAGAGTATTCTGACTCCTGTTGAAGG gGATATAAATTACTCAGAACCCAACATGTTTCAGCGGGTATTCAGCCAAGTAACTAAACTCTACAGTTCTGGCGTAACATTACACAAATCCAAAAATACTATGGCTGCAGTCCACCTTTTCAGAAAGTCAATAGCCATGCTGCACAAATGTCGGCTGGCTGATGAAGCCGAGGAAAAAAAACAAGAGAAAATGCTGgtaaaattgtatttgaatCTGGCTATTTGCTCTAATGCTCTGGAACAGCCGTTGAAGGCTTGCATTGCTTGCAATGAGCTGAATAGACTGGAAAACCTCTGGAATAACAGTAAAGCTCTCTTCCAACATGCTAAAGCTTTACGAATGATCGGTCAGTATGACGCAGCAAAAAAAAGATTGCTAAGGGCACAGAAGTTATGTCCGGATAAAAGTGAGATCAAAGAAGAATTAATATTACTTGAGAAAACTAGAACTATCTGCGATCAAAACAAATTGATAGCTAAGAATTTCGTTCACCCGTCTCTGGAATTAGTGAGTGAAGAATTCAAAAAAGAGGTAGATACTTTGATTAAGAATTTTAAAGAGAATGTCAATTTGTGCAAACTGACACTGCCAGGTGGTTTAAATGCtgaagaaataaaatatgtaaaggaGGCTTGCATTAGAGAAAACTTGTTTTGCAGTAGAATAGAGAAGGATTTTGCGTTAGATAAAACAAATGAGAAAGAAAATGAAGTGGGTGAAGAGCCACTAGGTTTGTCAGTTTGTCCAGACAGCAATACCAGTGAATCGTAA